The Streptomyces sp. JB150 genomic interval GCGACACCGACGGCCCGCTCGCCGTCGTCCACCGCGTCCTCGACCGCCTCGCGCCCGGCAGCTACCTGGTGATGTGCCAGCTCGTCAGCGACGACCCCGAAGTCCGCGACTTCGTGACGAACTTCATGGACGAGGCGACCCAGGGACACTGGGGCCGGGTCCGGGAGCAGAAGGACGTCGCCGAGTGGTTCGAGGGCCTGGAGATCCTGCCACCGGGCCTCGTCGAAGTGTCGAACTGGCGCCCCGACTCGGAGGTGACACCCCGTCAGCTCACTTACGAGTGGATCGAGTTCGGCGGCGTCGCCCGCAAGCCGTAGCCACCCGGACAGCACCCGCCGTACGGCGGGGAAGGGACCGCCCGGACACGCGTCGGTCCGGGCGCAGTCACGACAACGGACGGTGCGCGGCGGTCACTCGGCCGGGTAGCGCTCCTCCATCGTCTCGCGTATCAGCGCCAGCGATTCGCGCGGCGTGAGCGCCTCGTCGGCCAGCCGGTCCATCGCCACCCGGTACTGCTCCGTATCGTCCGGGTCCTCGAGGAAGTTGGCGCTGCCGATGTGCTCCAGATAGACGACGTCCGGCAGATCGAGACCGCCGAAGCGGAGATACGTCACCGGGATGGCGGGCGCCGACGCGTTCGTCACGTTCAACGGGACCACCTGCACGGTCACGTGCGGACGCTGCGCCATCTCGATCAGATGCGTCAGCTGCTCCCGCATGACCGCCGGACTGCCGAGGATCCGCAGCAGCACCGACTCGTCGACGATCGCCCACAGCTGCGGCGCGTCCGGCCGCTGCAGCAACTGCGCCCGCCGGGTGCGCAGTTCCACCCGCCGGCGGACCTCGTTCTCCGGTGCGACCGGGAGTCCGCGGCGGACCACCGCGTGCGTGTACGCGGGAGTCTGGAGCAGGCCGGGCACATACTGGATCTCGAACGTACGGATCGCGGCCGCCGCCTCCTGGAGCCCGACCAGCCGGTCGAACCACTCGGGCATCAGCCGCTTGTCGTACCGCTGCCACCAGCCCGGCTCACCGGCCCTGCGGAGCAGTTCGAGCAGGACGGTGGCCTCGTGCTCGTCGGCCTCGTACAGCTTCAGCAGTGCGCGCACGTCCGCCTCGGCGGGTGGCTTGCGGCCCTTGCCCGCCTCGATCCGTGACAGCTTCGCGGGGCTGAACCCCAGGGCGCGCGCCGCCTGGTCCTGGGCCAGTCCGGCATCCTCGCGCAGACCCGCCAGCTGGACGCCGACGAGCATCTTCAGCAGGGTCGGCGCTGGTTCGGCCCGGTCCAGATAGGGCCGAAGGCGCACCACACGTGGTGACTCGGCGGACATCCCGACTCCCGGCAGACAGGCAGAAGAGGAGAACAGCGTAGCGCAGCCGCACCCCTTCGTACCCGATGTGCCGGGAGATCAAAGGGAGTTGACCTGGCACCGCCGCGCGCCGCCGCCGCGGGCAGGTGGCCGGGCGTGGGCGCGGGATAGGACGTGAGCGTGGACGTGTGCTCCGCACGCCGGTCAGACCAGGTGGTCGAACTCCCCGTCCTTCGCCCCGGCGAGGAAGGCCGCCACCTCGGCCGGCGTGTAGACGAGCGCGGGGCCGTCGGGGTCGCGGGAGTTGCGCAGCGCGATCGCCCCGTCCGGCAGCGGGGCCACTTCCACGCAGTTGCCCTCGGCGTTGCTGTGCCGGCTCTTGACCCAGCGCGCGTCGAGCGTGCTGGCCCGCACTCCGTTCGGTACAGGTGACATCTGCCTCTCCTTGGGGGTCCGTGGTGCCGGTGGGCTCGCAGTGGTGTCTGCCCGCGGCTCGACTGTCTACCCGGAAAAGCGCGC includes:
- a CDS encoding helix-turn-helix transcriptional regulator, producing MSAESPRVVRLRPYLDRAEPAPTLLKMLVGVQLAGLREDAGLAQDQAARALGFSPAKLSRIEAGKGRKPPAEADVRALLKLYEADEHEATVLLELLRRAGEPGWWQRYDKRLMPEWFDRLVGLQEAAAAIRTFEIQYVPGLLQTPAYTHAVVRRGLPVAPENEVRRRVELRTRRAQLLQRPDAPQLWAIVDESVLLRILGSPAVMREQLTHLIEMAQRPHVTVQVVPLNVTNASAPAIPVTYLRFGGLDLPDVVYLEHIGSANFLEDPDDTEQYRVAMDRLADEALTPRESLALIRETMEERYPAE
- a CDS encoding DUF397 domain-containing protein, whose protein sequence is MSPVPNGVRASTLDARWVKSRHSNAEGNCVEVAPLPDGAIALRNSRDPDGPALVYTPAEVAAFLAGAKDGEFDHLV